The DNA sequence TCATAGAATGGTAAATAGTAATGTTCTAGAATGATTGATTCAATTGACGATACGTTTCTTTGCAGATTTCTCATAGCAAGCGGGATGGATAGATTCCTTGACATTAGCCAGATTGATAAGTATGCCAAGAGTGGAAATGTAGGCTGAGCTGCTATAATCTACGGTGAAGTTGCTAGCTAGGTATACAAACAGATGGATTACGTCACAAAACTTATGTATAAtgtaggggtgtgatatccacacaccccattttacttctcacacacccttctaattttcggccgtcggatcggatgaattgaagaagatcaacggatagaaattaacaagggtgtgtgagaagtaatttggggtgtgtggatagcacaccccataaTGTATATATCTGCGACTTATAACGTGTGCCATGTCGAGTTATTTTTCGTATTAAAAAACAATATGGATGTCAATCTCTTCATGCCGAAAACTGTTGGAATTGTTGGATCGCCGGGCCCGTCCCACTCTAACAACACTaatactgtccccacttaaccacctgcacaatcctcaggtgtggggttttatcacaaaaggcctcggtattagttagagtggggtaatactATTTAAACTTCTTTAGTTTTCCCGTCCCACTCTAACAACActgatactgtccccacttaaccacctgcacaatcctcaggtgtggaaaggcctcggtattagttagagtggggtaatactATTTAAACTTCTTTAGTTTTCTTCaccccaccgatgtgggacagtttaacactccccctcacgtgtaacctcatttagtggttcacacgTGGAGATCCACATCAGTAATTGAAACTCAGAGGTCGGCTCACGTTGGGCCCACTTGTTTTCAATTGGAACTCAGCGGTCGTTTCTATATTAAGAGTTTAGACTTGTTTCCTTCCGGGTGGTGACAAGCTCATTGGCTTGCACACAAGCTCGTTGGCTTGCACGGGCCCGCAACcgtgggctctgataccatgttggaaTTGTTGGATCGCCGGGCCCGTCCCACTCTAACAACActgatactgtccccacttaaccacctgcacaatcctcaggtgtggggttttatcacaaaaggcctcggtattagttagagtggggtaatactATTTAAACTTCTTTAGTTTTCTTCaccccaccgatgtgggacagttTAACAAAAACATCATATAACAAAATCAAGCTGTTATTTGTGAAGGTTTTGGTTTCCCCCACTACATTGCCTTGTATCCGTTTAAAGATGATGGCGATTTACTGCAGGACGCAAGTACTCTTGTCTATTGTAATCTGTTGAGATTCGTATTTCTTGCTGATCGTCTTCATCTTGTGTGGACAAGGAGTTTGCGTTACTGCTACGCGATGAAGTCGAGCCAGTAAACATACTGTCATCAATCACTTCCCTTCCCTTCCATATGATCTTAATATTGCAGCTGGTGTCGGGCGCATTTCGTAGAATCTGACTGGCTattccacttcctttcttgGACCTCAGTTTCCTCAGACTTGATTCGGTGGTTCCAACTACTAGGTTTCTTATGTTTTGAGTAGGAATAAGGTCTAGGAGTGCCTTGGCAACTGTATCACTCTCAACGAGCATAATTTCAGTCTTAACCTGTTCCGTTAACGTCATATTCATCGACATACAGAGGTTAATCAGTACTaataaacttgtaattaaataGCTATAGAGGGCCTGTATTTTGGAAATCTGGTAATACCTTGGCAGATGAGCAGGCATCAACGTATCTGTCAAGGAGCTTCCACCTCCTGTCTCTTTCTAGGGCCATGCAATTGTTCACCATCTTTGGACTCACTGTATTTTTGGAAGCATTCCTACTGCATATCAGAAAAACCAAGACAGAAATATCTCTTACTAATCATCgattaaatgataaaattaattaaatgcaGTCATAACCCTATGGTTAATTAGTCGCCTTTACAGCTAGAAAATCTGTGTAATCTGAAATTTGTGTTGAACTCCTGTAGTGTAAGACTTTGATGGATTCAACTCGAATCAATAACTTGTGCAATACACACACGCAAGATTATGTCAGCCCTTGTATCACTCTCAACTTCGAAATTTAGTAATCAACTAAAttataaaaagaataaaatatatatgtgataatATAGATCAAATGTATGAATCATGACATCTGAGTCATCTGACTATACAGCACGCATGTTCATTGTATTAGGCTCTTACAATTTGGGATTGCTTTAGGAAAGGTTAAAACCGCTATATGACAACCAAAAGAAGTTTTAACTGTGATTAATAGAAAACGTAAAAGTGTTTCAAGGTCTTAGCTAGAAGCCTAGAAGCGCTTTCTGAAAATTGAGGACTTGAACATTTACTAAAAATAATTGAcgtgtttttaattaaaaaacacTTTTAGCAAACACGCTAATGAACTTACAAACAAGCCTTCCTCATCAGACCTCGCTCCAACTGACCGCCGGGCGGCGACATGCACACGCAAACACACAGAGACATGGTTCATGCCTTCATGGATAGAGAGATGCCCGTGAATTAATGCAATTGACGATGATGAGAAGCTGAATTAGATAACTGAACTTACAAGGAGAAGGAACAAATCGCATCGGTGGGAAGACATGGACGATGACTATTAATGGTGATTGATCATGATCATGAGTCACTGCGGCGCGACTCAGTGTCCAGAGAAGCGCATCCATGCTAGACTCGCTCTTCTGGCCCCCAACTGCTACATAGTATTGATAAGGACCTACCTCTTCCTCTCCCTTAGAATTATTCTTaaagttaaaattaaaatcaatggAAAACAAGCTTTCATCATCATCGTCCTCCTCATCTTAAGCAGCTTCTAATTCTTCTTCGATGGAAGTCAAGGCCAAAGGCAAAGGCAAGGGCAAGGGCATCCTCGTCTCTTCCTTTGCCATCGTCGTGCTTATAATAAAAGCACCGTTAAACTGCTGGCGACCGACGTCGTATGCACCAGCAACCAAGCCCAATTGTTCCAACTCCGATATAATTGGATCTTTTGAAAGAGGCAGCAGAAAAAACTAGAAAGTGAAGCAGCCTGGCTAGCCAGCTCGAAAAAAACTTTGATTTGTAtccttaattttaaatttcaatatataccttaatttttaatttaatttatagtttttttttttttttttacatacgTATGTCAATTACATGTCACTTAATACTACACTATAGTGGTATTCTTTTCACTTAATATGACTCGGCCCATTAAAAAGTTTAGCCCACTCCATCACCCTTAGTGCAGCAAATAAGCTTcttcttcttaaaaaaaaaagctaattgtatatttattttatgttttaaattacTATGTGAAGAATAATAATAGAGTTTAAATAATCTTTTTTGTTCAATAATATTACTCTCTTATTGATTTTAAGTAATtcctaaattttaaaatattatttactcttatttgaatttgtttaagggaattttaacgaaaagcttttggtactgttcattttaacgaaaaaccacattttaacgCTAAAATGTCAATCCTATTACTATTCAtcttaccctttattttgttattttcgttaaaactcaaagttttcaagttattttcattagttttccttttgtttaAATGTATAATTTATAGCATGTAGAAAGAGTTATCTTAAATAATGACAAGAATTTCGatcaaaatattaaacaaatatGATTTCAATTCAACGATTAAGTTGAGCATGTACTGGAACTAAAATCACCATTAattctaaggaaaactaatgaaaatggcttgaaaactttgagttttaatg is a window from the Malus domestica chromosome 16, GDT2T_hap1 genome containing:
- the LOC114822186 gene encoding U-box domain-containing protein 37-like isoform X2, coding for MVNNCMALERDRRWKLLDRYVDACSSAKVKTEIMLVESDTVAKALLDLIPTQNIRNLVVGTTESSLRKLRSKKGSGIASQILRNAPDTSCNIKIIWKGREVIDDSMFTGSTSSRSSNANSLSTQDEDDQQEIRISTDYNRQEYLRPAVNRHHL
- the LOC114822186 gene encoding U-box domain-containing protein 37-like isoform X1, producing MSLCVCVCMSPPGGQLERGLMRKACFRNASKNTVSPKMVNNCMALERDRRWKLLDRYVDACSSAKVKTEIMLVESDTVAKALLDLIPTQNIRNLVVGTTESSLRKLRSKKGSGIASQILRNAPDTSCNIKIIWKGREVIDDSMFTGSTSSRSSNANSLSTQDEDDQQEIRISTDYNRQEYLRPAVNRHHL